Proteins encoded in a region of the Scyliorhinus torazame isolate Kashiwa2021f chromosome 1, sScyTor2.1, whole genome shotgun sequence genome:
- the srrd gene encoding SRR1-like protein isoform X1, producing the protein MHHLTLLNKLEHFDSPINSEKKGDEVIASVHWLCRCRFNTYKIAKASYDRKLIIEFCYSEELRSSEFWTDCLETIQRVVNVYHLAPLASPSIPLGGEAPESLEDKKNNVCHYRTTLDSVCYGIGNFSSSVTSRYQLALLFLLLETLQISRDGCRFFDPLFTEWEKTFLKDCGMVVLKENEEGKRSIDKPTLFYMIHCGKALYNNLLWKNWSPQKLAQTILIGNSFKGMEERLPARVLQRDYTYINHILTITEEAAFPCSSRYMDVFNDTAIHQFPRKKLDAKPTEFWEGAAEPTYQECEDLEIIQKGIECFSVS; encoded by the exons atgcatcacctcacacttctaaaTAAGTTAGAACATTTTGATTCTCCCATCAATTCAGAAAAAAAAGGGGATGAGGTCATAGCTAGTGTTCACTGGCTCTGTCGCTGTAGATTTAACACCTACAAAATAGCCAAAGCTTCTTATGACCGGAAACTGATCATTGAATTCTGTTACAGCGAGGAACTGCGGAGTTCAGAATTCTGGACTGATTGTCTTG AAACAATTCAAAGAGTTGTGAATGTATATCATTTAGCTCCGCTGGCATCTCCATCGATACCCTTGGGTGGGGAAGCTCCAGAGTCCCTTGAAGACAAAAAGAACAACGTATGCCATTATCGAACTACGCTAGACTCGGTGTGTTATGGAATTGGAAACTTTTCTAGTTCTGTAACATCTCGCTATCAGCTGGCCCTGCTGTTCCTGCTGCTAGAAACACTACAG ATCTCTCGAGATGGCTGTCGTTTCTTTGATCCTCTATTTACAGAATGGGAGAAGACATTCTTGAAGGATTGCGGGATGGTGGTTCTCAAGGAAAACGAG GAAGGAAAGCGGTCCATCGACAAGCCAACACTCTTCTACATGATTCATTGCGGCAAAGCCCTTTACAATAACCTCCTGTGGAAAAACTGGTCACCACAAAAACTTGCACAAACCATTCTCATTGGAAATAGTTTTAAAGGGATGGAGGAGAG ATTACCAGCCCGGGTACTGCAGAGGGACTACACGTATATTAATCAT ATATTGACAATAACTGAAGAGGCAGCATTCCCCTGCAGCAGTAGATACATGGATGTATTTAATGACACTGCCATTCATCAGTTTCCTAGGAAAAAACTTGATGCAAAGCCTACTGAGTTCTGGGAAGGTGCTGCTGAACCTACATACCAGGAGTGCGAGGACTTGGAAATAATCCAGAAGGGCATTGAATGTTTTTCAGTTTCATAG
- the srrd gene encoding SRR1-like protein isoform X4, giving the protein MSACPAEGEWKTISKKKGVKKRKYNIRGTHQREAEFLSVTEGERIQQKIKEAVEELRSSEFWTDCLAPLASPSIPLGGEAPESLEDKKNNVCHYRTTLDSVCYGIGNFSSSVTSRYQLALLFLLLETLQISRDGCRFFDPLFTEWEKTFLKDCGMVVLKENEEGKRSIDKPTLFYMIHCGKALYNNLLWKNWSPQKLAQTILIGNSFKGMEERLPARVLQRDYTYINHILTITEEAAFPCSSRYMDVFNDTAIHQFPRKKLDAKPTEFWEGAAEPTYQECEDLEIIQKGIECFSVS; this is encoded by the exons ATGTCTGCCTGCCCAGCAGAAGGGGAATGGAAAACGATCAGCAAGAAAAAGGGAGTAAAGAAAAGGAAATACAATATCAGAGGCACCCATCAACGTGAGGCAGAGTTTCTGAGTGTGACTGAGGGGGAGAGAATCCAACAGAAAATAAAGGAAGCAGT CGAGGAACTGCGGAGTTCAGAATTCTGGACTGATTGTCTTG CTCCGCTGGCATCTCCATCGATACCCTTGGGTGGGGAAGCTCCAGAGTCCCTTGAAGACAAAAAGAACAACGTATGCCATTATCGAACTACGCTAGACTCGGTGTGTTATGGAATTGGAAACTTTTCTAGTTCTGTAACATCTCGCTATCAGCTGGCCCTGCTGTTCCTGCTGCTAGAAACACTACAG ATCTCTCGAGATGGCTGTCGTTTCTTTGATCCTCTATTTACAGAATGGGAGAAGACATTCTTGAAGGATTGCGGGATGGTGGTTCTCAAGGAAAACGAG GAAGGAAAGCGGTCCATCGACAAGCCAACACTCTTCTACATGATTCATTGCGGCAAAGCCCTTTACAATAACCTCCTGTGGAAAAACTGGTCACCACAAAAACTTGCACAAACCATTCTCATTGGAAATAGTTTTAAAGGGATGGAGGAGAG ATTACCAGCCCGGGTACTGCAGAGGGACTACACGTATATTAATCAT ATATTGACAATAACTGAAGAGGCAGCATTCCCCTGCAGCAGTAGATACATGGATGTATTTAATGACACTGCCATTCATCAGTTTCCTAGGAAAAAACTTGATGCAAAGCCTACTGAGTTCTGGGAAGGTGCTGCTGAACCTACATACCAGGAGTGCGAGGACTTGGAAATAATCCAGAAGGGCATTGAATGTTTTTCAGTTTCATAG
- the srrd gene encoding SRR1-like protein isoform X2, which produces MSACPAEGEWKTISKKKGVKKRKYNIRGTHQREAEFLSVTEGERIQQKIKEAVEELRSSEFWTDCLETIQRVVNVYHLAPLASPSIPLGGEAPESLEDKKNNVCHYRTTLDSVCYGIGNFSSSVTSRYQLALLFLLLETLQISRDGCRFFDPLFTEWEKTFLKDCGMVVLKENEEGKRSIDKPTLFYMIHCGKALYNNLLWKNWSPQKLAQTILIGNSFKGMEERLPARVLQRDYTYINHILTITEEAAFPCSSRYMDVFNDTAIHQFPRKKLDAKPTEFWEGAAEPTYQECEDLEIIQKGIECFSVS; this is translated from the exons ATGTCTGCCTGCCCAGCAGAAGGGGAATGGAAAACGATCAGCAAGAAAAAGGGAGTAAAGAAAAGGAAATACAATATCAGAGGCACCCATCAACGTGAGGCAGAGTTTCTGAGTGTGACTGAGGGGGAGAGAATCCAACAGAAAATAAAGGAAGCAGT CGAGGAACTGCGGAGTTCAGAATTCTGGACTGATTGTCTTG AAACAATTCAAAGAGTTGTGAATGTATATCATTTAGCTCCGCTGGCATCTCCATCGATACCCTTGGGTGGGGAAGCTCCAGAGTCCCTTGAAGACAAAAAGAACAACGTATGCCATTATCGAACTACGCTAGACTCGGTGTGTTATGGAATTGGAAACTTTTCTAGTTCTGTAACATCTCGCTATCAGCTGGCCCTGCTGTTCCTGCTGCTAGAAACACTACAG ATCTCTCGAGATGGCTGTCGTTTCTTTGATCCTCTATTTACAGAATGGGAGAAGACATTCTTGAAGGATTGCGGGATGGTGGTTCTCAAGGAAAACGAG GAAGGAAAGCGGTCCATCGACAAGCCAACACTCTTCTACATGATTCATTGCGGCAAAGCCCTTTACAATAACCTCCTGTGGAAAAACTGGTCACCACAAAAACTTGCACAAACCATTCTCATTGGAAATAGTTTTAAAGGGATGGAGGAGAG ATTACCAGCCCGGGTACTGCAGAGGGACTACACGTATATTAATCAT ATATTGACAATAACTGAAGAGGCAGCATTCCCCTGCAGCAGTAGATACATGGATGTATTTAATGACACTGCCATTCATCAGTTTCCTAGGAAAAAACTTGATGCAAAGCCTACTGAGTTCTGGGAAGGTGCTGCTGAACCTACATACCAGGAGTGCGAGGACTTGGAAATAATCCAGAAGGGCATTGAATGTTTTTCAGTTTCATAG
- the srrd gene encoding SRR1-like protein isoform X3: MHHLTLLNKLEHFDSPINSEKKGDEVIASVHWLCRCRFNTYKIAKASYDRKLIIEFCYSEELRSSEFWTDCLAPLASPSIPLGGEAPESLEDKKNNVCHYRTTLDSVCYGIGNFSSSVTSRYQLALLFLLLETLQISRDGCRFFDPLFTEWEKTFLKDCGMVVLKENEEGKRSIDKPTLFYMIHCGKALYNNLLWKNWSPQKLAQTILIGNSFKGMEERLPARVLQRDYTYINHILTITEEAAFPCSSRYMDVFNDTAIHQFPRKKLDAKPTEFWEGAAEPTYQECEDLEIIQKGIECFSVS, from the exons atgcatcacctcacacttctaaaTAAGTTAGAACATTTTGATTCTCCCATCAATTCAGAAAAAAAAGGGGATGAGGTCATAGCTAGTGTTCACTGGCTCTGTCGCTGTAGATTTAACACCTACAAAATAGCCAAAGCTTCTTATGACCGGAAACTGATCATTGAATTCTGTTACAGCGAGGAACTGCGGAGTTCAGAATTCTGGACTGATTGTCTTG CTCCGCTGGCATCTCCATCGATACCCTTGGGTGGGGAAGCTCCAGAGTCCCTTGAAGACAAAAAGAACAACGTATGCCATTATCGAACTACGCTAGACTCGGTGTGTTATGGAATTGGAAACTTTTCTAGTTCTGTAACATCTCGCTATCAGCTGGCCCTGCTGTTCCTGCTGCTAGAAACACTACAG ATCTCTCGAGATGGCTGTCGTTTCTTTGATCCTCTATTTACAGAATGGGAGAAGACATTCTTGAAGGATTGCGGGATGGTGGTTCTCAAGGAAAACGAG GAAGGAAAGCGGTCCATCGACAAGCCAACACTCTTCTACATGATTCATTGCGGCAAAGCCCTTTACAATAACCTCCTGTGGAAAAACTGGTCACCACAAAAACTTGCACAAACCATTCTCATTGGAAATAGTTTTAAAGGGATGGAGGAGAG ATTACCAGCCCGGGTACTGCAGAGGGACTACACGTATATTAATCAT ATATTGACAATAACTGAAGAGGCAGCATTCCCCTGCAGCAGTAGATACATGGATGTATTTAATGACACTGCCATTCATCAGTTTCCTAGGAAAAAACTTGATGCAAAGCCTACTGAGTTCTGGGAAGGTGCTGCTGAACCTACATACCAGGAGTGCGAGGACTTGGAAATAATCCAGAAGGGCATTGAATGTTTTTCAGTTTCATAG